A single Orcinus orca chromosome 2, mOrcOrc1.1, whole genome shotgun sequence DNA region contains:
- the LOC101289993 gene encoding NADH dehydrogenase [ubiquinone] 1 beta subcomplex subunit 4-like, whose translation MSFPKYKPSHLATLPTTLDPAEYDISLETRKAQAERLAIRSQLKWEYLLQYDDPSRHGVIEDPALIRWTYARPANIYPNFRPTPKTSVLGALFGIGPLLFWYYVFKTDRDRKEKCIREGKLDQTFNISY comes from the coding sequence ATGTCGTTCCCCAAGTACAAGCCGTCGCACCTGGCGACCCTGCCCACTACCCTCGACCCAGCTGAATACGACATATCTCTGGAAACTCGGAAGGCACAAGCTGAGCGTTTGGCCATAAGGTCCCAGCTTAAATGGGAATACCTGCTTCAGTACGACGACCCCAGCCGTCATGGGGTCATTGAAGATCCTGCATTGATTCGTTGGACCTATGCAAGACCAGCAAATATCTATCCTAATTTCAGACCCACTCCCAAGACCtcagttttaggagctctgtttGGAATTGGGCCCCTCCTCTTCTGGTATTATGTATTTAAAACCGACAgagataggaaagaaaaatgtatccGGGAGGGAAAATTGGATCAAACATTTAACATCTCATATTAA